ATCGACGATCGGCTCCGGCTGTCCACCTGCGATGTTGTGCCCAGCTTCCACGTAGTTGAGCACATCGGTCGTCAGTCCTGCAGCCGCGCGCGTTTTTTGGATATTCCGCGCCATTTGCGCTGAGTTCCAGAGGGCATCGCGTTCCCCAGCGACCAACATCAGTGAACCGCGGAAATTCTCGATGGGAATCCGAGCGCCTTCCTCAAGTTCCGGGTGGTCATGACGCCCGTTCTCGTGGATGGCCCGGAGATCGGCCGAGGGACCAGTTTTTAGTCCTTCTACGAAGCCTCGGTAGGGCATGAACACTAGGGGCTCACCCTCGAACGAGAAGGAAGAACGTGTGCCTTCTGCCTCGAGCATCTCCAGACCCCATCCCTCCCAGACCAGATCGGAAGGGGCATACGCGACAACAGATGAGATCCATGGATAGCGGCTCGCCGCGAGGAGTGCGAACTCCGAGCCCTTGGATCCCGCGAATAGCCCAAAACGCTCAACGTCTAGGCCTGGCAGAACACTCAGCGCGTCTCTCAAGTCGCTGAGCTGATCGACTCGGATGTCTATGAAACTGCCCGGTACGTCGGGAAACTCCGGCGGCGGTTGGAGATCGCCCCAGTCTGGCGAGTAGTATGTGAGGCTCACAGCCCCATATCCGAGTCGGGCGAGAATAGGACCAAACCTGCGTCCCGCTCCATTCCCGCCCTCGGCGCCTCCAAGAATGACGACGACCGGCCGCGGTCGCTCGCCTGAAACCAGATACAGGACGCTGTTCGGGAAGCCCTCGACTGGTCTTTCTGTGACGAGCGCCCCTTCGGAGGTTGCGCCTGGCCGTGACTGGGCCGAAGCGGATGACGCGGGCAGTATGCCTACCCCGATCGCCATGACGATCAAGCATATCGCCTGCGTCCGAGTCACTAGTTTGGTCTCCCCATTGTTGGGGCAGTTTCGGTTAATGGTGTGTTACCGAAAATTTAGTGGGGGGGGGGCACCTGCTGTCTATCTGTGCCACAACCCCAATAACGGCCTAGTCGTTGAGGGAATAATAGCTCACCGAAACCTGTTTGGTGATTAAATCAACTTCCCACCGTACAAAGTTCATGTCGCCGTTGCTGACACAGTCAGTGAAAAAGAGTTCCGCTCTTGTTCCATTGCGGCGAAATGTTCCTCTTAGCGGTGATGAGATAAGAGTTCCATCGTTGCCCAATACTCGAGCCTCTCCCTCCATCGTTCCTCTTGTTCTTCCCTCGTCTACCGCTTCCCAATATTGGGTCGAGTAAACGGTGCCGTAGCCCTCAACCGGACCTTCAAAATTATAGGTAGTGCCCGACTGGTCTATCGTAATGTTAGTAATTGCGACTGAGCCCGTGCCATCTGGTTGTGATAGATCCATTTCTCTTCCCGTGGTCCTATGATTTGTAAGAAGTGATACGTCCCCGCGGCGAACTCTGTTCGAGGTTGGCAGGTCCGGGTGATCAAGGTACTGCCCCCCAGTGTCCGGTGCCCGTCCGTCGCCAAGCATCGCTCGGCTCGATTTTGTTTAAGGGTGGCGCGTTAGGGAGAACACCGAGGCGCCCGACATCTTGAAATCACACACTTTGTGGACGCTCACGGGAGCTAGGTCACCGGGTGTCTTCTTAACCACTCGGATGTCCTGGAATGGCGATATCCATTCACTTCCGAGACCTGTTTAGCCATGCGCTGTAAATGTATGCGCGCCAGTCTATTGTGTAACTCGCCCTCTCCTCCGTGGCACCCAGCCGGATCTAACTGTCCAGCAGCGTTCTGCGCGTCCTTGGTTGCGGGTAAGAGTGGGGCAGGGGCAGAATGAAGGCATGAAGAAAACCCTGTTGTTCGTGCTCGGCCTGATAGCGTCTGGGTGTGCTGACCCCATTCCAAGGAATCTGGATGACCTGCCTATGCAGGGACCACAGTACCTGGACTCGGAGACGCTAGAGCCGTACAGCGGTTCAGCCCACCGGATGTCTGTGTACGACTCAACGGTGATCGCGCTGAGGGTCAATCTCAGAGATGGAAGATTCCACGGTGACTTTGAGGACTTCGAGCCTGAAAATGCCGCACGCGGTCTGGGGCTATACCAAAAAGGCACCTACCGGGACGGCCAACGAGAAGGTCCTTATGAGTACCTCTATCCAAGTGGCGTCATCAGGGGCCGTGGCACATACGAGAACGGTCTAGAAGAGGGGCCTTACGAGTCATGGTTCGAGAGTGGTGAGCCAAGAAGTAGGATCACCCACCTGGCTGGTGCGGTAGACGGACCGGCTGAGGGCTACTACGAGAACGGTCAGTTGGAGGAGAAGACCACCTACGCGGCTGGTGAGGTAGACGGACTACTAGAGACCTACCACGAGAACGGTCAGTTGCGGGGGAAGTCCACCTACGTGGCTGGTAAGCCAGACGGACTGTATGAGTCCTACTACGAGAACGGTCAGGTGCAGGCGAAGGGCCCCCTTAACATGGGTGCGCAGTGTGGTGAGTGGATTGAGTACGCTGAGACGGTCACCTACGACCCCTGTCCTCCCGGCAACTAGCCCCTCCGTGGCACCCAGCCACACCTAGCTGCCTGAAACGAGTCGCGAATGACGTGTCCGACTCGCTTACCAGACCTAACGAATGACGCAGTCCGAAATACCTTGTCGCCGTGACTTAATTGGTTCGACGTGGGATGGACGGAGTACGCTCGACTGCTACCTCACTTCGATGCTCTCGTGGAGATGGTGAGTACAGAAATCGAGTGACAGCTTAGAGGCCTTCGATACTTCTCGATTTTATAAGTCGTCACGAGGGTACATGTTTACACCGTCTCAACGGTGGACAGTGGAACGTGACTGTCTCTCTAGGAACGCTGCCATGTCGTGCTCGATCCACAGCTGGGCACCTTGGTCGACCACCAGTTGTTCGATGCGCTCCATGGTCGCAACAGTGAGCGCCGAATCTACGTTTATGCTTGGGACCCGTCTGTCTGACCGACTCTCGCGGAAGTGGTAGAGGTCGCCAGCCAGAACAACAGGCCCCTCTTCATCCAGATCCACGAAGAGCACTTGATGCCCGGGCGTATGGCCTGGTGCAGGAATAATTCTCACCCTGCCATCTCCAAACACGTCGTGCTCTCCGTCGAGCAGTTCCCGCGGCACATTTCGGAGACTCTCGTATACAGCCGGATCATAGAATGGCACGGTTACGCTGTCCGCGAAGGCCGCGTCAAACTCAGCTTGCTGGATAAGGAGCGTTGCGCCTTGTACCTCACTTGCCACTCCGACATGGTCGAAATGCATGTGAGAGAAAGCCACGTAGTCAAAAGCGTCGATAGCGTGGCCAATGGCGGGGAGTTGGTCAGCGAGCGTCTGATTCAATCGTAGCAACACCGGCGGTGATTCCACCCAGTCCCCGGCTTCGGCAAGGCCTACTGGCAAGCCCCCCTCCCACAGTAAACTGCCTGCGGGATGTTCCACTACGTAACAGGGAACGATCATGTCACGGACATCGGTCTCGTCGTCACCGATGCCGAACATCGCAACGCTTTCGAAGCGAATGACACCACAGTCGAACTCATGCAGCGTGAGCGGTGACTCTGCTGGCGCGCAAGCCGTCGCAAGAACCGACGACACTGCGGTAAAAAAAAGAGTCGACCTTCGCAGTTTTGTTCTCATTGTTTCCCCATTGCTCAATTTCGAAGTTTCGCCGATGCGGACGCAGGCGAGGAGGCTCCCTGAGCAAGCATTGCGCTACGTGTGCTCGCTCACCAAGTAATCCCAGCTTCTTCGAGCAACGCTTGGTATCGGGAGTCGTCGCTGAGAAGGTCTCCGAAGGGCAATGAATGGGTGCTGCCCGCCCATCCGTATGCCCCCGACCGGATAAGGACTTCGAACAGCTCGATAGCTCGGTCGGGCTGGCCGCTCTCGGCGTACATAATGATCTGCCCCCTCGGATTCTCGTCGTGGTCCGGAAACGTATTCGGGTTCCCGGTCTCACGATAGCGAACCATCGCTTGATACGCCGCCGTCTGAATGGCGACGTCCAAGTTGGCAAGCCGCGCATAGTTGAGCCATGCCTCCAGGCCCTCCTCGTATCGACCCTCGATCAACAGTGCATGCCCTAGGTCGTACCAGGGGGTTGCCCACTCCGGTGCGAGGTCTACGGTCTTCTGGAGCTGTTCGATCGCTTCTTCCATTTGGGTCGCAAACAAGAATACCTCGCCCAAGACGAGAGAGATCACCCGAGAGACCGGATCGAGTTCAAGCGCACGCTGTGCGGAGCCCACCGCCTCGCCGGCCCTTCCGGTGGAGGACAGCACCCATGCCCGCCACATGTGGCCGATAGCATAACCTGGATTCAACTCGATCGCCCTTTCAAGCTCCCGAATCGCGTTCTCCCAGTCGCCGACCATCCAAAGGCCAAACCCAAGTGAGGCGTGAGCCATGCCGAGGTCGGGACGGAGAGAGGTGGCTCTTTGCGCTGCGGCGAGTCCCAGCTCTGAGTTCGTCCCATAGTCCGGCATCGTCCGGAATACGTAATTGTCTAGAATCAGGTAGGAGTCCGCGAGTCCGGAGTATGCCTCGGCGTAGTTTGAGTCCAGATCTACAGCGCGCTGAAACTCGCTGATCGCGGTTCGGATACTCTTTTCGGTGCGTTGGTTCCAGAAGTAACGCCCTCGTAAATAAGCCTCGTAGGCCTCGGTGCTCGCGGTCCCCTCACCCACGAGTCGCGCCTGCTCGGCTCCCGAGAGACTTACCTGAAGTTGATCGGCGATGGCCGAGGCAATCTCGCGCTGGATGGCGAAGATGTCGGTGAGCTCCCTCTCGAACGTGTCCGACCATAGATGGGCGTCGGTCTGTGCATCGATGAGCTGTGCGGTGATCAGCACCGTGTTTCCTTGGCGACGAACGCTTCCCTCTAGAATGTGCGCAACGTCGAGGGTGTCGGCGATTTGCCGGATCGTGAGCCCCCCGTCCTTGAATGCGAATGAGGATGTGCGCCCCGGAACGCGAAGGTCTGGTAACTGCGCGAGCGCGTTGAGCAGCTCCTCGGTAATCCCGTCCGAGAAGTATTCGTTGTTGGAGTCGCCGCTCATGTTCACAAAGGGGAGGACCGCGACCGACCGTTCGATTGTCGGTTCGTCATCCGTTGTGCCGCTGATGCCGCCGCCGAACAAAACCCATCCGATCCCGACGAACCCTAGCAACACAAAGGCACCGACGAATCCTAGAGCGTTCCGCCGGGTGAAAAGGCCAGAGACGCTACCCTTGGCAGCGTCCGTGGGATCAGGAAGCAGGTCCAAGTCCCCATCGACTCGGTCCTGTCCGCCATCCTGGATGAACGCCGCGGCGAGAACGACGGGCAACCCGACGATGAGGAGTGCGAGCGCGAGGGAAGGAAACCAGTCCGGCAGGTTGAGCGCGTCTCCCAGCGTACCGACACCGCTGAGTACGGCCCAAGACGCAACCGCATAGATCCCCAGTACTTGCCAGAGACTTTTGCGATGGATTTCACGTACGAGGCGCTTGAATGGACCGTTGACCATGGCGGAAAAGATGGTTCCTTACCGTTCGTGGTGGCAAGCAGATACCGTCCGCCCGGCCTAGAAGACGGCAACTAGCCCCTCCGTGGCACCCAGCCACACCTAGCTATCCAGCAACGAACGAGTCGGGTTGCCCACCTCAGCCTTCCACCTGAGCGAACAGATGGAAACCAGGCCCAGGCGGAGGCCGCTGTCGAGGCACAGACACCGAACTAGGGCCGGCGACGGGCCTCAACGGTCTCCCACGCAACGGACTGCAGGTACCGAGCTGTCTCGTGAGGCAGCCGCACCAGGGGCACGATGTCGTCGGATACGAATGCGCCCGGGGTTTGCATCTGGCGACCGTGCAACTCGCGGGGAGCCCCGACGGCCGATCGTCCAGTCAGTGTCGAGTACATCACGGAAGTCACGAGGTACGTTCCCGCCGGCGACGGGTGTGAACCGTCGGGGTGGAACAGCTGAATATCAGGCCGCTCCTCGCGCACTCGAGCCCACGCGATGCCGGCGGCCGCAACGTCCGCGCCGTGTGCGTCCCCCGCAGATTCGTACGCGTCGGCAATTGGGTCGGCCTGTCCCGGGAACACTTCCTTAGCCCATGTCATGTAAAAGACCGGCCTTGCTCCAAGGCCTAGGATCAGATCGACAACCTCGGCGGCGGCCTCGAAAAACGGCTCGGTGTCACCGATGGTACCGAACTCCTCGTTCTCATAGGGCGCTCCGATTCTACTCTGTTCCTGAAGGACGACGACGTCCCAGGGCGCTCCATCTTGCGTGGGCTGCGCGAGGGCATCGGGAAGGTGTCCATCTTCCAGGTGTCGACGCAGTGTGAAGCCTCCGTGCAGATGATGTGCGGTTCGGAGAAGAGGCCCCTCGGTAAGGGATTCCGACATCGCCTCCAGCTGGCCCGGGAGGTTGTTGTAGTAGATGTAGCTGTTCCCGACGAAGAAGACGTCCACCGTCTCGCGTGCCTGCGCCTCAGCCGATTGAGGGAGGGTGCAAAGGAAAGCTGCGACGAAGGCCACATATCGAGAGAGCGAAACCGTCGAGAACTGGACTCGGGCAGGACACGTCATGCGTTGCAATCAGGTGGCAGGAGGGAACGGTCGCGACAGGCGGCCTTCTTCGAGTCAATGTAGGGCTCAGGCCACGGAAAACGAGTCGAACTACTTCGTCGGCGTCGGGGGCGCCACGTTGCCGACCGATGCCGAGCGGGCTCTATTCCACTCCGTGGCGCTCGCACCGGTGCTCGCGTGCGCAGACCCTTCCGTTACTTCACTTCCCGGTGGACAACCGCATGTCCCATCCTGACCAGACTCGGTCCGGTAGCTCTCGTTTGTGGCTGCTTCTACTCGCGCTGGCTGCCTGTGGGGGTGAGGTCGCAGACGGTGCGGCGTCGCCGGGAGAAAGCACAGTCCTTCCCGACGGGGCGGAAGCGTTTTCGTTCCTGGGCGAACCGCTCTATCCGCCTGAGCAGTCTGAGGCTGTTCGGGCGATCTACCTCGAACGGTATGCAGAAGCTGAAGATGCTCTGGTTGCCGCCCCCGCGGACGTCGACGCGCTCATCTGGATGGGACGCCGGACGGCATATCTCGGTCAGTACCGGGCCGCGATCGACATCTTTTCCCATGCCATCGACCTTCATCCCGACGACGCGCGGATCTACCGACACCGAGGTCACCGGTACCTCACAGTCCGTGAACCGGATCTCGCGATCGCTGATTTCGCGCGGGCTGCGGAACTGACCGAAGGCGAGCCGGATCAGGTCGAACCCGACGGGTTGCCCAACGTGATGAACACCCCGACGAGCACCCTCCAGTTCAATATCTGGTACCACCTCGCTCTCGGGCACTACGTCCAGGGCCACCTTGAACAGGCGCTTGCGGCGCAAAAGGCCTGCCTTGAGGTCTCTGAGCATCCCGACTCCGTGGTGGCCACTTCGTACTGGCTCTACATGACGCTGGTGCAACTCGGTCGCGACGAGGAGGCAGCCGAAGTACTCGCTGGTATTAACGAAGACATGGAGATCATCGAGTCCATCGCGTATCTCGACCTTCTCCTGCTGTTCAAGGGCGAACGCACCTTGGAAGATCTCGTCGGCCCTTCGGGAGATGCCGCCACGCTTCAGAGTACGACGACCTCATACGGCTTGGGTGTCTGGCACCTGGTGAACGGTCGAGCCGCGGAAGCACATGCAATGTGGGAGAAAATGATGACATCGCCGAACCAGTGGTCCGCGTTTGGTTTTGTCGCGGCCGAGGGCGAGCTAAGTCGATCCGCCGTTCGGTGAAGTGACCAACTCGTAACATCGTACACACCACGTATTTCTACCCTTCAGACATCAGACGTCACTGCTTATGGGCAACGGAATCGCGACGCTCTTCATGATTGCGGCCTTCCAGGCCGTCCCGGCTCAGGTCGAGATTACACCCGAACGAGCTGAAATCGAGGTGGCCTCAACCACTCAACTTGAAGCCCGCGCCCTCGATGGGGCCGGACGTGTCATTGACGGGGTCGATATCCGATGGATCGCCTCAACGCCGGAGCTGGCCACCGTCGATCAGGACGGTACGGTCACGGCGTTGAACGCCGGGATGGCCAAAATTACTGCTGTCATCGGGGGGCAGCCCACGTCGGTGTCGGTTGTGATCCGGGCTCTTCCTGCCGCAGAGCTGCGGGTTTCGCTGGGCAGCTCCGAGCCCTACTCGGGGCAAGTGGTTCCAGCACGCGTTCAGGCCTTCAACCGGCTGGGTGAGTCCGTAGATGACCCGGAATTGACCTACACGAGTAGTGATCCCTCGGTCGCCGACGTAGACGGTGCCGGACTCATTTTCGCGCGTGCCGTGGGCAACGCGACGATTCAGATCTCCGGCGCGGGGGTCAGCACCGAGGCGTCTGTGACCGTGCGCCCAGATCCTGGGGTCAGCTACACCCTCGCTCCGATCGATAGTCGGATCCGGACCGGCGATGTGGTTCGCTTCACCGCGACTGCCCAGACCGGGAATGGTACAGACGTCCAGGCGTTTCCTGAATGGTCGCTCAATGGGGTTGGCGCACAGCTCGAGGATGACGCGGGGCAGGGCGTGTTCGTCGCAGAGGAGCCGGGCACCTACCGAGTGACCGCGCGAATGGGTGAGAAGGATGTCGTGAGTGGAGTCGTCCGCGTCGAGGCTCGAGGGGCCGATGCCGAATTGATCCAGGTGGGCCGTGGAGGCATCGGCGAGCATCACTCCGGTGACGTCTGGGTGTTCGAGGGTATAGACGGACGTGACTACGCGTACATCGGGACATTCATGTGGGATTGGATGAAGATCTTCGACGTCACGGATGCGTCGAATCCGATTCTGACCGATTCGATTCAGCTCGACGCACGTCGCATCAATGACGTGAAGATTCACCCCAACAACCGTCTGGGCATCGTGACGCGCGAAGGTGCGTCGAGTCGACGGAACGGCATGGTGTTTCTCGATCTTTCGATCCCGGCGCATCCCACGATTCTTTCGGAGTACACGGAAACGGTGACCGGTGGTGTGCACAACGTATGGATTTCCGGAGAGCATGAGCTCGTTTACGCAGTCCATAACGGGACTCGAGCCGTTCATGTGATCGACATCTCGAACCCCGAGGCGCCGCACGAAGTAGGGCGTTGGGGCATCGACAATCAGCAGCGTTCGCTACATGACATCATGGTTCAGGACGGATATGCCTACCTGTCGTACTGGGACGACGGGGCCGTGGTCCTGGATGTCGGGGCTGGGACGCACGGTGGGACGCCGACCACTCCGACCTTCGTAAGTCAGTTTAAGTATCCGATCGGAAACACCCACGTAGTATGGCGTTACGGAAAATACATGTTCGTGGGAGATGAAATTTTTCCCGCCGGGTGGGACGCCGATCAGGCAATCCATGCGCGGGGTTACATCCACGTGCTCGACATGACCGACATCGAGAATCCGGTCGAAGTCGCAAAGTACGAGGTGCCTGAGGCCGGAGCCCATAATATCTGGATCGAAGACGACAAGATGTACGTCGGTTACTACCAGGCCGGGCTGCGCGTGGTGGATATTTCGGGCGAACTCCGCGGGGACCTGTACAAACAGGGCCGTGAAATCGCGACGATCATGACGACCGATTCCGAGACCATGACGCCGAACTGGTCGATGGCCTGGGGAGCACAGGTGTTCAAGGGCCGGATCTACTCATCCGATCTGAATTCAGGGCTCTGGATTACTGAATTGAAAGAACGCGCACGGGTCGTCTTCTAGTCGCTGAGACTCTGCGCATGTACCGGCCCGTCTCGACGTTCCCCACGACATGGTGACTCTCGACTTCGACCACGCCCGCAGGGCAGTGGCCAGGCACGGCCGTGTGACACCGTTGTTGCCCGCGCCCGGACTCACTGAACAGTTGGGGCGTGAGGTCTACCTGAAGGCCGAGTGCCTTCAGAATACGGGGTCATTCAAGGTCCGTGGGGCCTCGGCGCGCCTCGAAGCACTCTCCGAGAACGAGAGACTGGAGGGCGTAGTCGCGTGCTCCAGCGGGAATCACGGTCGGGCCGTGGCATTCGTCGCCGATCGGATGGGGATTCCTGCCACGATCTTCGTGCCCGAGTGGGTCGACCCGGTGAAGCTCGCGGGTATTCAGGCAGCCGGAGCCGAGGCCCGGACCATAGGGAGCACCTTCGATGAGTCCGAGTCCGCTGCTGTGGCGGAAGCGGCGGAGACGGGCCGCACGTATGTCTCGGCGTACGATGATCCCTGGGTGATCGCTGGCCAGGGGACAATCGCGTTCGAAGTCGAAAGTGCGCTTGGCGAAAGGCCTTCTGCGATCATCGCGGCGCTTTCTGGCGGCGGGCTTCTTGCTGGAATCGCTGGCGCCTTCAGTGAGGAACGAGCGGCGGTGGATGGAAACTCGAAAGGCCACAGCAGGAACGAGGCAGGACGGCAGTCACCGGTTCGCACCGTCGGTTGTTCTGCCGCCAATGCCGCTGTCATGTTGGCTAGTGTGCAGCAGGGTCAGCCGGTAGAGCTGCCGGAGCAGGACACGTTGGCGAACGCACTGGCAGGGGGCATCGGGTTGCAGAATCGATTCTCTTTCGACCTCGTTCGTGACTTGGTCGATGACTATCCCGTGGTCGACGAAGCTGCGATCGCTGATGCCATGCGGTACACAGTAGAACGACTGCATTTGGTCGTCGAAGGCGGTGGTGCTGTTGGGCTCGCGGCTGTCCTCAGCGGAGCCTGGTTACCTCCGAGCGACCTCGGTCCCGGCCCCATCGTGATCGTCCTGAGCGGAGGGAATGTCGCAACTGACACACTTCTCGAGATCCTTCGCAGGGGTGATCGCTAGGACCAGAAGGGTGGTCCAGCTAGATGTCGAGGAGGAGCGTTGGCAGGATATCCCCGGCCAGCCCCATTAGACTCACATTCGCTCGGCTAGAGAGCTGGGTCTGTTCGAGGTTGAGCTCGATTATGGCTCCGCCCTTGCTGGCCGTGACGTCCGGCAAGGACGCCGCAGGATGGACGAGCGCGCTCGTTCCAACCACGAGGCACACATCAGCTTCCCGCGCGGCCTCGAAAGAGGCGCCGATCACAGCGGGGTCAAGCATCTCGCCGAACCAGACCACGTCCGGTCTCATCAGCGAGTCACATGTGTCGCAATGCGGCAGGGTGTCGGGTGAGGTCGCGTCGACCGGTGGTGGTTCATGGTCCAGTCCCCCGCACCCACTGCATTTGTCTCGGTGGATCGCTCCGTGCACCTCCAGCGGATAGGCACGGGTCGGGTTGCCGGGGCCGGCCGCGATCCTTGCACCCTTATGGTGCAGCCCGTCCACGTTTTGCGTGACCAGCGTGGTACGCCCGGGATGTCGGAGCGCCAGTCGGGCGAGAGCGATATGAGCTGCGTTTGGCGTGCAGTCCCTGATGAGCTCGCGGCGCCACTCGTACCACTCCCACACGAGTCTCGCGTCTTTCGCAAAGGCCTCGGGCGTGGC
Above is a window of Longimicrobiales bacterium DNA encoding:
- a CDS encoding NAD-dependent protein deacylase, with amino-acid sequence MDGDTKLIERARGLLLDAPRILVMTGAGISAESGVPTFRGPDGFWKSLSPQGLATPEAFAKDARLVWEWYEWRRELIRDCTPNAAHIALARLALRHPGRTTLVTQNVDGLHHKGARIAAGPGNPTRAYPLEVHGAIHRDKCSGCGGLDHEPPPVDATSPDTLPHCDTCDSLMRPDVVWFGEMLDPAVIGASFEAAREADVCLVVGTSALVHPAASLPDVTASKGGAIIELNLEQTQLSSRANVSLMGLAGDILPTLLLDI
- a CDS encoding Ig-like domain-containing protein, coding for MGNGIATLFMIAAFQAVPAQVEITPERAEIEVASTTQLEARALDGAGRVIDGVDIRWIASTPELATVDQDGTVTALNAGMAKITAVIGGQPTSVSVVIRALPAAELRVSLGSSEPYSGQVVPARVQAFNRLGESVDDPELTYTSSDPSVADVDGAGLIFARAVGNATIQISGAGVSTEASVTVRPDPGVSYTLAPIDSRIRTGDVVRFTATAQTGNGTDVQAFPEWSLNGVGAQLEDDAGQGVFVAEEPGTYRVTARMGEKDVVSGVVRVEARGADAELIQVGRGGIGEHHSGDVWVFEGIDGRDYAYIGTFMWDWMKIFDVTDASNPILTDSIQLDARRINDVKIHPNNRLGIVTREGASSRRNGMVFLDLSIPAHPTILSEYTETVTGGVHNVWISGEHELVYAVHNGTRAVHVIDISNPEAPHEVGRWGIDNQQRSLHDIMVQDGYAYLSYWDDGAVVLDVGAGTHGGTPTTPTFVSQFKYPIGNTHVVWRYGKYMFVGDEIFPAGWDADQAIHARGYIHVLDMTDIENPVEVAKYEVPEAGAHNIWIEDDKMYVGYYQAGLRVVDISGELRGDLYKQGREIATIMTTDSETMTPNWSMAWGAQVFKGRIYSSDLNSGLWITELKERARVVF
- a CDS encoding N-acyl homoserine lactonase family protein — protein: MRTKLRRSTLFFTAVSSVLATACAPAESPLTLHEFDCGVIRFESVAMFGIGDDETDVRDMIVPCYVVEHPAGSLLWEGGLPVGLAEAGDWVESPPVLLRLNQTLADQLPAIGHAIDAFDYVAFSHMHFDHVGVASEVQGATLLIQQAEFDAAFADSVTVPFYDPAVYESLRNVPRELLDGEHDVFGDGRVRIIPAPGHTPGHQVLFVDLDEEGPVVLAGDLYHFRESRSDRRVPSINVDSALTVATMERIEQLVVDQGAQLWIEHDMAAFLERQSRSTVHR
- a CDS encoding toxin-antitoxin system YwqK family antitoxin — translated: MKKTLLFVLGLIASGCADPIPRNLDDLPMQGPQYLDSETLEPYSGSAHRMSVYDSTVIALRVNLRDGRFHGDFEDFEPENAARGLGLYQKGTYRDGQREGPYEYLYPSGVIRGRGTYENGLEEGPYESWFESGEPRSRITHLAGAVDGPAEGYYENGQLEEKTTYAAGEVDGLLETYHENGQLRGKSTYVAGKPDGLYESYYENGQVQAKGPLNMGAQCGEWIEYAETVTYDPCPPGN
- a CDS encoding tetratricopeptide repeat protein, producing MSHPDQTRSGSSRLWLLLLALAACGGEVADGAASPGESTVLPDGAEAFSFLGEPLYPPEQSEAVRAIYLERYAEAEDALVAAPADVDALIWMGRRTAYLGQYRAAIDIFSHAIDLHPDDARIYRHRGHRYLTVREPDLAIADFARAAELTEGEPDQVEPDGLPNVMNTPTSTLQFNIWYHLALGHYVQGHLEQALAAQKACLEVSEHPDSVVATSYWLYMTLVQLGRDEEAAEVLAGINEDMEIIESIAYLDLLLLFKGERTLEDLVGPSGDAATLQSTTTSYGLGVWHLVNGRAAEAHAMWEKMMTSPNQWSAFGFVAAEGELSRSAVR
- a CDS encoding pyridoxal-phosphate dependent enzyme yields the protein MVTLDFDHARRAVARHGRVTPLLPAPGLTEQLGREVYLKAECLQNTGSFKVRGASARLEALSENERLEGVVACSSGNHGRAVAFVADRMGIPATIFVPEWVDPVKLAGIQAAGAEARTIGSTFDESESAAVAEAAETGRTYVSAYDDPWVIAGQGTIAFEVESALGERPSAIIAALSGGGLLAGIAGAFSEERAAVDGNSKGHSRNEAGRQSPVRTVGCSAANAAVMLASVQQGQPVELPEQDTLANALAGGIGLQNRFSFDLVRDLVDDYPVVDEAAIADAMRYTVERLHLVVEGGGAVGLAAVLSGAWLPPSDLGPGPIVIVLSGGNVATDTLLEILRRGDR
- a CDS encoding tetratricopeptide repeat protein codes for the protein MVNGPFKRLVREIHRKSLWQVLGIYAVASWAVLSGVGTLGDALNLPDWFPSLALALLIVGLPVVLAAAFIQDGGQDRVDGDLDLLPDPTDAAKGSVSGLFTRRNALGFVGAFVLLGFVGIGWVLFGGGISGTTDDEPTIERSVAVLPFVNMSGDSNNEYFSDGITEELLNALAQLPDLRVPGRTSSFAFKDGGLTIRQIADTLDVAHILEGSVRRQGNTVLITAQLIDAQTDAHLWSDTFERELTDIFAIQREIASAIADQLQVSLSGAEQARLVGEGTASTEAYEAYLRGRYFWNQRTEKSIRTAISEFQRAVDLDSNYAEAYSGLADSYLILDNYVFRTMPDYGTNSELGLAAAQRATSLRPDLGMAHASLGFGLWMVGDWENAIRELERAIELNPGYAIGHMWRAWVLSSTGRAGEAVGSAQRALELDPVSRVISLVLGEVFLFATQMEEAIEQLQKTVDLAPEWATPWYDLGHALLIEGRYEEGLEAWLNYARLANLDVAIQTAAYQAMVRYRETGNPNTFPDHDENPRGQIIMYAESGQPDRAIELFEVLIRSGAYGWAGSTHSLPFGDLLSDDSRYQALLEEAGITW